Proteins found in one Desulfobaccales bacterium genomic segment:
- a CDS encoding CsbD family protein gives MNWDQVAGNWKQFKGTVREKWGKLTDDDLDVVAGKRDQLLGKIQERYGITKEEAEKEFKKHWK, from the coding sequence ATGAACTGGGATCAAGTGGCAGGAAACTGGAAGCAATTCAAAGGCACGGTTAGGGAGAAATGGGGCAAACTCACCGACGATGATTTGGACGTCGTTGCTGGAAAGCGTGATCAACTCCTCGGCAAAATCCAGGAGAGATACGGTATCACCAAGGAAGAGGCGGAAAAGGAGTTCAAGAAGCATTGGAAGTAA